A genomic window from Haladaptatus caseinilyticus includes:
- a CDS encoding homoserine kinase, with product MVTVRAPATSANLGSGFDVFGLALERPGDVVRVERAPETTIEVIGVGQQYIPEDPAKNTAGIVAKELDAPAHIEIDKGVRPSSGLGSSAASAAAAAVALNELYDCGLTPTELVRVAAEGEAAVSGEAHADNVAPAILGGFTVVSEDHVTQVDTSIPVVACLPEIVVSTRDARQVVPQSVAIDELVGTVGDAATLTAGMFRNDPTLVGQGLRDNSLTGSREPLIDGFDSVRESALDAGATGVAVSGAGPSMLAICHEGTQAEIASAMLDAFFDVGVEARAYQTSVGGGATIVRKT from the coding sequence ATGGTCACCGTGCGGGCACCTGCGACGAGCGCCAACCTCGGAAGCGGATTCGACGTGTTCGGATTGGCGCTGGAACGACCCGGGGACGTGGTTCGGGTCGAACGTGCCCCCGAAACGACGATAGAGGTTATCGGAGTCGGACAACAGTATATTCCGGAGGATCCGGCGAAAAACACAGCAGGTATCGTCGCCAAAGAACTCGACGCGCCAGCACACATAGAAATCGACAAGGGAGTCCGCCCGTCGTCCGGGCTAGGCTCGTCGGCGGCGAGTGCTGCTGCTGCCGCGGTCGCGTTGAACGAACTCTACGATTGCGGACTCACGCCGACGGAGTTGGTCCGTGTCGCCGCGGAGGGTGAAGCCGCGGTCTCGGGCGAGGCTCACGCCGACAACGTCGCACCCGCCATCCTTGGCGGATTCACGGTGGTCTCCGAAGACCACGTGACGCAAGTCGATACCTCCATTCCGGTGGTCGCGTGTCTTCCCGAAATCGTGGTTTCGACGCGAGACGCACGACAGGTCGTTCCGCAATCAGTTGCTATCGACGAACTCGTCGGAACCGTTGGTGACGCCGCGACGCTCACCGCGGGGATGTTCCGAAACGACCCGACGCTCGTCGGACAGGGACTCCGAGACAACTCGCTCACCGGGTCACGCGAACCGCTCATCGACGGGTTCGACTCGGTTCGAGAATCCGCGCTCGATGCGGGCGCAACCGGCGTCGCCGTAAGCGGTGCAGGGCCGAGCATGCTGGCAATCTGTCACGAAGGAACGCAGGCGGAGATTGCGAGCGCGATGCTCGACGCCTTCTTCGACGTCGGGGTCGAAGCACGAGCCTATCAAACGTCGGTCGGCGGTGGAGCCACCATCGTACGGAAAACGTAA
- a CDS encoding Vms1/Ankzf1 family peptidyl-tRNA hydrolase: MLDELLGRAELKERIDDLEEEKHHLERQRDAERERRSEAVTERQEAEERANRLEDRVEELEDRVERLQGDEDTLEFRGVETVRGKRLDGVLSRLRSVETDPEGALTAMVRDDLPDVVRDEFGDHASLVARASPCLAVADDAGLVSAALVPPNPPEQFVTWADGFELDTGWFRPEGTFALALVRSDLFAIGEYEGPKRQSISGFESDVKSDHSKGGFSQGRFERRRDAQIDEHLERCREKIEDRGAERLYVVGQRTLLSEFRNEAERTKPVDATGDPEDALDDAFRELWTTRLYRI, translated from the coding sequence ATGCTGGACGAGCTGCTCGGGCGTGCGGAATTAAAGGAGCGAATCGACGACCTCGAAGAGGAAAAACACCACCTCGAACGACAACGCGACGCCGAACGGGAACGCCGATCGGAGGCCGTCACCGAACGACAGGAAGCCGAGGAGCGAGCCAACCGCCTCGAAGATAGAGTCGAGGAACTCGAGGACCGAGTCGAACGGCTGCAAGGCGACGAGGATACCCTCGAGTTCCGAGGCGTCGAAACCGTTCGGGGGAAACGGCTCGACGGCGTTCTCTCCCGCCTCCGATCGGTCGAGACGGACCCCGAGGGGGCACTTACCGCGATGGTTCGTGACGACCTCCCTGATGTCGTTCGAGACGAGTTCGGTGACCACGCTTCGCTCGTCGCCCGTGCATCCCCGTGTCTAGCAGTGGCCGACGACGCCGGGCTCGTCAGCGCCGCCCTCGTCCCACCGAATCCGCCGGAGCAGTTCGTCACGTGGGCAGATGGGTTCGAACTCGATACTGGATGGTTTCGCCCCGAAGGCACGTTCGCGCTGGCACTCGTTCGCTCTGACCTCTTCGCCATCGGTGAGTACGAGGGTCCGAAACGACAGTCGATTTCGGGTTTCGAGAGCGACGTGAAAAGCGACCACTCGAAAGGCGGCTTTTCCCAGGGCCGATTCGAGCGTAGACGGGACGCCCAAATCGACGAACATTTGGAACGCTGTCGCGAGAAAATCGAAGATAGAGGGGCGGAACGACTGTACGTCGTCGGCCAACGAACGCTCCTTTCCGAATTTCGAAACGAGGCAGAGCGGACGAAACCAGTCGATGCGACGGGTGATCCGGAGGACGCACTGGATGACGCGTTCCGCGAGCTCTGGACGACACGTCTGTATCGGATTTAG
- a CDS encoding DUF5815 family protein, giving the protein MAEPRVPGSNGATLDLPCGESVSVQRLDMGMREYDCDCGDSHAVVMDIHPPSRFVPEFLVDILRETIETTDDAGEFGTLHIMGVVLEEFPSEVVAEDVAENPDVGYAMVWVADFDSRRLHEIVVELIVELMEHAVSHAENEDAMSQFEADMLNFDVAEFVDQYRNERDFTGPHDRPA; this is encoded by the coding sequence ATGGCAGAACCGCGCGTGCCGGGAAGCAACGGTGCGACGCTCGACCTTCCGTGTGGCGAGTCGGTTTCCGTCCAGCGACTCGACATGGGAATGCGCGAGTACGACTGCGACTGCGGCGACTCGCACGCAGTCGTGATGGATATCCACCCGCCCTCACGATTCGTTCCGGAGTTTCTCGTAGATATCCTCCGCGAAACCATCGAAACGACGGACGATGCTGGGGAGTTCGGTACCCTACACATCATGGGCGTCGTGCTGGAGGAGTTCCCGAGCGAAGTCGTCGCCGAGGATGTCGCCGAAAACCCCGACGTCGGCTACGCGATGGTCTGGGTCGCCGACTTCGACTCGCGACGACTCCACGAAATCGTCGTCGAACTCATCGTCGAACTGATGGAACACGCCGTCAGCCACGCCGAAAACGAAGACGCGATGAGCCAGTTCGAAGCGGACATGCTCAACTTTGATGTGGCCGAATTCGTGGACCAGTACCGGAACGAGCGGGATTTCACCGGTCCACACGACCGCCCCGCATAA
- a CDS encoding DUF7124 domain-containing protein, with the protein MNGSGEMTLAFELSALKALASPGAVFDDARRWTQYVGVISDQPTYVVTNFTRKNRIRQDFFSGPKGKAESLDSVKAQFDTDRHVFVAMSDDDRELAEAHGWEFLHVEDAAEAADWSLASDDDEDENAVEEDVRDDWP; encoded by the coding sequence ATGAACGGAAGCGGAGAGATGACGCTGGCGTTCGAACTGTCGGCGCTCAAAGCACTGGCAAGTCCCGGCGCGGTGTTCGACGACGCCCGGCGCTGGACCCAGTACGTCGGCGTTATCTCCGACCAACCGACCTACGTGGTGACGAATTTCACTCGAAAGAACCGTATCCGGCAGGATTTCTTCTCCGGCCCGAAAGGGAAAGCCGAGAGTCTGGACAGCGTCAAAGCCCAGTTCGACACCGACCGCCACGTCTTCGTCGCGATGAGCGACGACGACCGCGAACTCGCCGAAGCGCACGGTTGGGAGTTCCTGCACGTCGAAGACGCGGCGGAGGCGGCGGATTGGAGCCTCGCATCGGACGATGATGAGGACGAAAACGCGGTCGAAGAGGACGTCCGCGACGACTGGCCCTAA
- a CDS encoding NAD(P)/FAD-dependent oxidoreductase, whose amino-acid sequence MSESYVIIGDGIAGSSAAETIREAKPDADVAVITDEGEALYNRILIKEFAKGKLPEAPISIHEEDWYAERDIDLELNTFVTDIDADAHEVHTHDSGTFEYDKLLVATGGTPTQLPVDNSDADGVHHFWTFQDARKIAENAEQADTGVVVGAGLLGIDLAAICGEQDVDAHYIMRGNRWWRYGLSLDGAEIIHNALEEKGVTPVLESGVNGFKTDDDGNVVATLDADDNEYDSEFVGIAIGLNFNTEYLQGSGVETDNGVVVDQYMQTNVEDIYAAGDITRYYDVILDEYAQNGSWGSAKQQGAIAGKNMVADGDDEKEEFRWVSSYSITHFDFPFLSFGFPTMGDDECEEKYSDTEWRRLSFKDGKLIGGVLIGDIAPQGKYKDLIRNEVEVADQKEILLEKEFDPDKLAQPQEQ is encoded by the coding sequence ATGAGCGAATCGTACGTGATTATCGGCGACGGTATCGCGGGCAGTTCCGCGGCGGAGACCATCCGCGAGGCGAAACCCGATGCCGACGTCGCCGTCATTACCGACGAGGGCGAAGCCCTCTACAATCGTATTCTCATCAAGGAGTTCGCGAAGGGCAAACTTCCGGAAGCCCCGATTTCGATCCACGAGGAAGATTGGTACGCGGAGCGCGACATCGACCTCGAACTGAACACGTTCGTTACGGATATCGACGCGGACGCACACGAAGTCCACACTCACGACAGCGGCACCTTCGAGTACGACAAACTGCTCGTCGCCACGGGTGGAACACCGACCCAACTGCCGGTGGACAACAGCGACGCGGACGGCGTACACCACTTCTGGACGTTCCAGGATGCGCGCAAAATCGCGGAGAACGCGGAACAGGCCGACACCGGCGTCGTCGTCGGTGCCGGACTACTCGGCATCGACCTCGCCGCGATTTGTGGCGAACAGGACGTTGACGCCCACTACATCATGCGCGGTAATCGGTGGTGGCGCTACGGTCTGAGCCTCGACGGTGCGGAAATCATCCACAACGCGCTCGAAGAGAAGGGCGTCACGCCGGTTCTCGAAAGCGGCGTCAACGGGTTCAAGACGGACGACGACGGCAACGTTGTCGCCACGCTCGACGCGGACGACAACGAGTACGACAGCGAGTTCGTCGGCATCGCCATCGGCCTCAACTTCAACACCGAATACCTCCAGGGAAGCGGTGTGGAGACCGACAACGGCGTCGTCGTGGACCAGTACATGCAGACGAACGTGGAGGACATCTACGCCGCCGGTGACATCACACGCTATTACGACGTGATTCTCGACGAATACGCGCAGAACGGGTCGTGGGGCAGTGCGAAACAGCAGGGTGCCATCGCTGGCAAGAACATGGTCGCGGATGGCGACGACGAGAAAGAGGAGTTCCGCTGGGTCTCCTCCTACTCCATTACGCACTTCGACTTCCCGTTCCTCTCCTTCGGCTTCCCGACGATGGGCGACGACGAATGCGAGGAGAAGTACAGCGACACCGAATGGCGGCGGCTCTCGTTCAAGGACGGCAAACTCATCGGCGGCGTTCTCATCGGCGACATCGCGCCGCAGGGCAAGTACAAGGACCTCATCCGGAACGAGGTCGAAGTCGCGGATCAAAAGGAGATCCTCCTCGAAAAGGAGTTCGATCCGGACAAACTCGCACAACCACAGGAACAGTAA
- a CDS encoding DUF6149 family protein: MKIRQNARHFASRKALELPVVSDVVKSKLVDLHTKIFLKKADPDHQDERRERLDAFFGATMDSYLAALQEGAPEAEAREITHIQANFDFYNHGWTEMMEFPGDELEDHYERYETFFERHGITIADPLGEFAPEEMPEAPSTPEKLDDPEHPHAEGGFADDVYVEGDDGEVRIGGQEEPEDVDISDAVGVDEGEA, encoded by the coding sequence ATGAAAATCCGTCAGAACGCTCGTCACTTCGCGTCGAGAAAGGCACTCGAACTGCCCGTCGTGAGCGACGTGGTGAAATCGAAACTGGTGGACTTGCACACGAAAATCTTCCTGAAAAAAGCGGACCCCGACCATCAGGACGAACGCAGGGAACGACTCGATGCGTTCTTCGGCGCGACGATGGACTCCTATCTCGCCGCACTCCAGGAAGGTGCACCCGAGGCGGAAGCCCGCGAAATCACGCACATTCAAGCCAACTTCGACTTCTACAACCACGGCTGGACCGAGATGATGGAGTTCCCCGGCGACGAACTCGAGGACCATTACGAACGGTACGAGACGTTCTTCGAGCGGCACGGAATCACCATCGCCGACCCCCTCGGCGAGTTCGCGCCGGAAGAGATGCCCGAAGCACCGTCCACGCCCGAGAAGCTGGACGACCCGGAACATCCCCACGCGGAGGGTGGCTTCGCGGACGACGTCTACGTCGAAGGCGACGACGGCGAAGTTCGAATCGGCGGCCAAGAAGAACCGGAGGATGTGGACATCTCGGACGCGGTCGGTGTGGACGAAGGCGAGGCCTAA
- a CDS encoding universal stress protein codes for MYERILIPIDGSKAAKNAIPHALELAEMYDANLYTVSVVDTSEAKSSEKREAMFDEFEQQSQEMVEDVIHRAEERGIGTTAGSIAEGKPHRAILDYANARDIDLIVMGTHGRKGILYPLRRSVTEKVVRRATVPVVTVRLGEGEEEGE; via the coding sequence ATGTACGAACGAATTCTCATACCCATCGACGGGAGCAAGGCGGCGAAAAACGCGATTCCACACGCACTCGAACTGGCGGAAATGTACGATGCGAACCTGTACACCGTCTCAGTCGTCGATACGAGCGAAGCCAAATCGAGTGAAAAACGCGAAGCGATGTTCGACGAGTTCGAACAGCAATCGCAGGAAATGGTCGAAGACGTGATTCACAGGGCGGAAGAGAGAGGGATCGGAACGACTGCCGGTTCGATCGCTGAAGGTAAGCCCCACCGTGCGATTCTCGACTACGCCAACGCCCGGGATATCGACCTCATCGTGATGGGAACACACGGTCGAAAGGGTATCCTGTATCCGCTTCGTCGCAGCGTCACGGAAAAAGTCGTCAGACGGGCGACTGTTCCCGTCGTAACTGTTCGACTCGGGGAGGGCGAGGAAGAAGGGGAGTGA